A stretch of Synechococcus sp. MIT S9220 DNA encodes these proteins:
- a CDS encoding cyclopropane-fatty-acyl-phospholipid synthase family protein translates to MTSTYSEAASTAANYYDSDDADRFYAGIWGGEDIHIGLYESAEEPIATASRRTVDALIALIGQPLPPNQATTLRVVDFGSGYGGAARRLCSSPGIRVDAINISAVENNRHRLLNQEAGLSECITVHDASFEAVPLPDGCADVIWSQDAILHSGDRRTVMQEAARLLKPGGVMVMTDPMAADGVNADSLTAILDRIHLADLGSLERYHRWATEAGLTRTAWHDRTPMLIEHYNRVRLELRRRREDLERSITPAYLERMDAGLGHWVDGGQSGKLSWGLMRFSKPLN, encoded by the coding sequence ATGACGAGCACCTATTCCGAAGCAGCCAGCACCGCGGCCAACTACTACGACAGTGATGATGCCGATCGGTTTTACGCAGGCATCTGGGGCGGCGAGGACATTCACATCGGCCTTTATGAGAGTGCGGAGGAACCGATCGCAACCGCAAGCCGTCGCACTGTCGACGCCTTAATCGCCTTGATCGGCCAGCCTCTTCCCCCGAACCAAGCGACCACGCTGAGGGTGGTGGACTTCGGGTCTGGCTACGGGGGAGCCGCTAGGAGACTCTGCAGCAGCCCTGGGATCCGGGTGGATGCCATCAACATCTCCGCCGTTGAGAACAACCGACATCGGCTGCTCAATCAAGAGGCCGGTCTCTCTGAGTGCATCACCGTTCACGATGCTTCCTTCGAGGCAGTTCCCCTCCCCGATGGCTGCGCCGATGTGATTTGGAGTCAGGACGCGATTCTCCACTCCGGTGACCGACGGACAGTGATGCAGGAAGCAGCACGTTTGCTGAAACCTGGTGGCGTGATGGTGATGACCGACCCCATGGCAGCCGATGGTGTCAATGCTGATTCACTGACGGCGATTCTCGATCGCATTCACCTTGCGGATCTCGGATCATTAGAGCGGTATCACCGCTGGGCTACCGAGGCAGGGCTAACGCGTACGGCATGGCATGACCGCACACCGATGCTGATCGAGCACTACAACAGGGTCCGCCTGGAGTTGCGACGACGCCGTGAGGATTTGGAACGCAGCATCACGCCGGCTTATCTGGAGCGGATGGATGCCGGGCTAGGCCATTGGGTTGATGGTGGCCAGTCAGGGAAGCTCAGCTGGGGCTTGATGCGTTTCAGTAAACCCCTGAACTGA
- a CDS encoding class I SAM-dependent methyltransferase: protein MTTLRSHPSAESGDAQRFGQRPERVRETDHYQQEYIEQFADRWDRLIDWDAREEAEGNFFVRLLHEHGARSVLDVATGTGFHSVRLLREGFDVVSVDGSPNMLARAFKNARERDLLMRTVHADWRFLNRDIHGEYDAVICLGNSFTHLFRERDRRKALAEYYAVLKHNGILILDHRNYDRLLEGTSTSGKSNVYCGKDVEVGPEHVDDGLARFRYAFSDGSTYHLNMFPLRHGYVRRLMREVGFQRITSYGDYQRGHDDPDFYVHVAEKEYLFDTDITAI from the coding sequence ATGACCACACTCAGAAGCCACCCTTCAGCGGAATCCGGTGATGCGCAACGCTTCGGGCAGCGACCCGAACGCGTCCGGGAAACGGATCATTATCAGCAGGAATACATTGAGCAATTCGCAGACCGCTGGGATCGCCTGATTGATTGGGATGCCAGGGAAGAAGCTGAAGGCAACTTCTTTGTGCGCCTACTGCACGAGCACGGCGCCCGCTCGGTCCTGGATGTGGCGACAGGCACGGGCTTCCATTCCGTCCGTCTGCTACGCGAGGGCTTCGATGTGGTGAGCGTGGATGGCAGCCCCAACATGCTTGCCCGTGCCTTCAAAAACGCCCGGGAACGCGATCTGCTGATGCGCACGGTTCATGCGGACTGGCGCTTTCTGAACCGCGACATTCACGGCGAGTACGACGCCGTGATCTGCCTGGGTAACTCATTCACCCACCTGTTCCGCGAACGAGACCGTCGAAAGGCCTTGGCCGAGTACTACGCGGTGCTGAAGCACAACGGCATTCTGATTCTTGATCACCGCAACTATGACCGCCTGCTGGAGGGAACCTCCACAAGCGGCAAGAGCAATGTCTATTGCGGTAAAGACGTTGAAGTGGGACCGGAACACGTTGACGATGGACTGGCCCGTTTCCGTTATGCCTTCAGCGATGGAAGCACCTATCACCTGAACATGTTCCCGCTGCGGCACGGCTATGTGCGGCGCCTGATGCGAGAGGTGGGCTTCCAGCGGATCACCAGCTATGGCGACTATCAACGCGGCCACGATGATCCCGACTTCTACGTGCATGTCGCTGAGAAGGAATATCTGTTCGACACCGACATCACAGCGATCTGA
- a CDS encoding glycine betaine/L-proline ABC transporter ATP-binding protein, with protein sequence MQSEISIESVWKLFGKSSSELIEQLRSGADPEDLHASRGVRAAVQDVSMQVRAGEIFVVMGLSGSGKSTLLRMLNGLISPCEGEVTVKGRSLNSMTAPQLAELRRHQMAMVFQSFALFPHRNVLENAAFGLEVAGMARKARTDRAMQALERVGLAAEARKRPRELSGGMQQRVGLARALALDPPILLMDEAFSALDPLIRKDMQDLLLDLQAEHRRTVVFISHDLDEAIRIGDRIALMQAGRLLQCDTAQRLLQHPANNEVRRFFRDVDVASVLTVEAIVQPPPRLSVCDVGEPLPDDGVVTMYVTDRLQHFRGLIRPGLGWVDMAAIKTLSIGTSVKAAIDVVATSSEPVPVLDDEQRLLGVISARQLLLAMEAGG encoded by the coding sequence GTGCAGTCAGAGATCTCCATCGAGTCGGTCTGGAAGCTGTTTGGCAAATCCTCTTCAGAGTTGATTGAGCAGCTGCGCTCAGGTGCGGATCCTGAGGATCTTCATGCCAGTCGCGGCGTGCGGGCTGCTGTCCAGGATGTCTCGATGCAGGTTCGTGCCGGCGAGATCTTTGTGGTGATGGGTCTTTCCGGCTCAGGTAAATCCACCTTGCTGAGGATGCTGAATGGTCTGATCTCCCCCTGCGAGGGGGAGGTGACTGTCAAGGGTCGTTCGCTGAACTCGATGACGGCACCCCAGCTCGCGGAGCTGCGGCGTCATCAGATGGCGATGGTTTTTCAGTCGTTCGCGCTCTTCCCCCATCGCAACGTGCTTGAAAATGCTGCTTTTGGTCTTGAGGTTGCGGGCATGGCTCGCAAGGCGAGGACTGATCGCGCCATGCAGGCACTTGAGCGTGTAGGACTGGCCGCAGAGGCCCGTAAAAGACCACGCGAGCTGTCCGGCGGTATGCAGCAAAGGGTCGGTTTAGCTAGGGCTCTGGCCCTTGATCCGCCGATTTTGCTCATGGATGAGGCCTTCTCTGCCTTGGACCCTTTGATCCGCAAGGACATGCAGGATCTGTTGCTGGACCTGCAGGCCGAGCACCGTCGCACGGTGGTGTTCATTTCCCATGATCTTGATGAGGCGATCAGGATCGGTGACCGGATTGCCTTGATGCAGGCCGGGCGTCTATTGCAGTGCGACACCGCTCAGCGGTTGCTGCAGCATCCAGCCAATAACGAGGTCAGACGCTTTTTTCGCGACGTCGATGTGGCGTCCGTTCTGACAGTGGAAGCGATTGTGCAGCCTCCTCCTCGTCTGAGTGTTTGCGATGTGGGCGAACCTCTGCCTGATGACGGGGTCGTCACGATGTATGTGACGGATCGTCTGCAGCATTTTCGCGGTCTGATCCGACCAGGTCTCGGCTGGGTCGACATGGCTGCCATCAAGACCTTGTCGATAGGCACATCGGTGAAGGCGGCCATTGATGTGGTGGCAACCAGTTCTGAGCCAGTGCCCGTGCTGGATGACGAGCAACGGCTGCTGGGCGTGATCAGCGCGCGTCAGTTGCTGCTTGCAATGGAGGCAGGCGGTTGA
- a CDS encoding proline/glycine betaine ABC transporter permease, producing the protein MTLILAAAHQPGWLGQAIDLSVEWLLANAQGLFDLIKVSVLALVSVTEMVLEWPPAWMFALITAALGFWRVNGGFALFVLLGFNLVLSMALWSEMIATLSLVITASGLALLIGLPLGILSARSRLVWRLVRPCLDLMQTMPAFVYLIPAVMLFSTGAVPSILATLIFAMPPVVRLTHLGIIQVPDDLIEAGRSFGCSDRQLLWKVQMPSAIPTVMTGVNQTIMLSLSMVVIASMIGGGGLGDVVLRGIQQLDVGMGFEGGIAVVILAVILDRLSQSFAGRRGSSFQQRLRAWMAVWRSS; encoded by the coding sequence TTGACGCTGATCCTTGCTGCTGCTCATCAACCCGGTTGGCTTGGTCAGGCGATCGATCTTTCTGTTGAGTGGTTGTTGGCCAACGCCCAGGGATTGTTTGATCTGATCAAGGTGTCGGTGCTGGCCCTGGTCTCTGTCACTGAAATGGTGTTGGAGTGGCCACCGGCCTGGATGTTCGCTCTGATTACCGCGGCGCTGGGGTTCTGGCGCGTCAATGGTGGGTTCGCGCTGTTCGTTCTGCTCGGCTTCAATTTGGTGCTCTCTATGGCGCTTTGGAGCGAGATGATCGCCACCCTTTCGCTGGTGATCACAGCCTCCGGTCTGGCTCTGTTGATCGGCCTGCCGCTGGGCATTCTCTCGGCACGTTCACGATTGGTCTGGAGGCTGGTGCGTCCCTGTTTGGATCTGATGCAGACGATGCCTGCTTTTGTTTATCTGATTCCAGCAGTGATGTTGTTCAGCACGGGTGCAGTTCCTTCAATTCTCGCCACTTTGATCTTCGCCATGCCGCCGGTGGTCCGGCTCACGCATCTGGGAATCATCCAGGTTCCGGATGACCTGATCGAAGCCGGTCGCTCCTTCGGCTGCAGCGATCGCCAGTTGCTCTGGAAGGTGCAGATGCCCAGTGCCATTCCCACCGTGATGACCGGGGTCAATCAGACGATCATGTTGTCTCTGTCAATGGTCGTGATCGCTTCGATGATCGGTGGCGGAGGTCTCGGTGATGTGGTGTTGCGTGGGATTCAGCAACTTGATGTGGGGATGGGGTTTGAAGGTGGGATCGCCGTGGTGATCTTGGCGGTGATCCTCGACCGTCTCAGTCAGAGCTTCGCCGGGCGACGCGGATCATCATTTCAACAACGCCTGCGCGCATGGATGGCTGTTTGGAGGTCGTCATGA
- a CDS encoding glycine betaine ABC transporter substrate-binding protein → MDGCLEVVMSGRQIRRRAVLLGGLGVAGISAASLVKLSAPSSSVSFSPPAGKGGVEGSRSSLPSSASARPTLRLGWSPWADAEVVSLIAQRVIQQAYDVNVERVLADIGIQYASIARGDLDLMLMAWLPLTHRDYYRRVRDRVVDFGSMYSGRLGWVVPDYVPASELSAIPDLRDPSLARRFDNRVQGIDPGSGLNQASAEALKNYRLNDLELVASSSAAMTAVLDQAIRKQRWVVVTSWTPHWMFARYRLRFLQDPQRVFGGIEWIHALGRPQLDLDMQDLAGFLTRFHLPDQEMSDLLFQANDQTAEAAVDDYIASHPARVRYWVTGDISAT, encoded by the coding sequence ATGGATGGCTGTTTGGAGGTCGTCATGAGCGGTCGACAGATCCGACGACGAGCTGTCCTGCTCGGAGGCCTGGGGGTCGCGGGGATCTCCGCAGCCAGCTTGGTCAAGCTCAGTGCACCATCCTCCTCGGTGAGCTTTTCGCCCCCCGCTGGCAAGGGAGGTGTGGAGGGCTCACGCAGCTCGCTGCCCAGTTCTGCATCCGCAAGACCCACACTGCGCCTTGGTTGGTCACCCTGGGCTGACGCTGAGGTGGTGAGCCTCATTGCTCAGAGAGTGATCCAACAGGCTTACGACGTGAATGTTGAGCGCGTGCTTGCCGACATCGGTATCCAGTACGCCTCCATCGCTCGCGGTGATCTGGATCTGATGCTGATGGCATGGTTGCCGTTGACGCACCGTGACTATTACCGGCGGGTGCGCGATCGGGTCGTCGATTTCGGTTCGATGTATTCAGGCCGTCTGGGCTGGGTGGTGCCGGATTACGTACCTGCCTCGGAGCTCTCTGCGATACCTGATTTACGCGACCCTTCCCTGGCGCGGCGGTTCGACAACCGCGTGCAGGGGATTGATCCTGGCTCGGGCCTGAATCAGGCCTCGGCTGAGGCACTCAAGAACTATCGCCTCAACGATCTGGAGCTGGTTGCGTCAAGCAGTGCTGCCATGACGGCGGTGCTTGATCAGGCCATCCGCAAGCAACGGTGGGTGGTGGTCACCAGCTGGACGCCGCATTGGATGTTCGCTCGTTATAGGTTGCGTTTCCTTCAGGATCCACAACGGGTGTTTGGCGGTATCGAGTGGATTCATGCGCTCGGTCGCCCTCAGCTGGATTTAGATATGCAAGATCTGGCTGGTTTCCTCACTCGCTTCCATTTGCCCGATCAGGAGATGTCGGATTTGCTGTTTCAGGCCAATGATCAGACGGCTGAGGCTGCGGTGGATGACTACATCGCCTCCCATCCGGCACGGGTTCGGTACTGGGTCACTGGTGACATATCGGCAACTTGA
- the psbA gene encoding photosystem II q(b) protein, whose translation MTTTIQQRSGANGWQQFCEWVTSTNNRLYVGWFGVLMIPTLLAATTCFIVAFIAAPPVDIDGIREPVAGSLIYGNNIISGAVVPSSNAIGLHFYPIWEAASLDEWLYNGGPYQLVVFHFLIGIFCYMGREWELSYRLGMRPWICVAYSAPVAAASAVFLVYPFGQGSFSDGMPLGISGTFNFMLVFQAEHNILMHPFHMLGVAGVFGGSLFSAMHGSLVTSSLVRETTESESQNYGYKFGQEEETYNIVAAHGYFGRLIFQYASFNNSRSLHFFLAAWPVVGIWFTALGVSTMAFNLNGFNFNQSILDGQGRVLNTWADVLNRANLGMEVMHERNAHNFPLDLAAAESTPVALQAPAIG comes from the coding sequence ATGACCACCACCATTCAGCAGCGCTCCGGCGCTAATGGCTGGCAGCAGTTCTGCGAGTGGGTCACCTCCACCAACAACCGCCTCTATGTGGGCTGGTTCGGTGTGCTGATGATCCCCACCCTGCTGGCTGCCACCACCTGTTTCATCGTTGCGTTCATCGCAGCACCCCCCGTCGACATCGACGGCATCCGTGAGCCCGTTGCTGGCTCCCTGATCTATGGCAACAACATCATCTCTGGTGCTGTTGTTCCCTCCTCGAATGCCATCGGCCTTCACTTCTATCCCATCTGGGAAGCTGCTTCTCTCGACGAGTGGCTGTACAACGGCGGTCCTTACCAGCTGGTTGTCTTTCACTTCCTGATCGGCATCTTCTGCTACATGGGTCGCGAGTGGGAACTCTCCTACCGCCTCGGCATGCGCCCCTGGATCTGCGTTGCTTACAGCGCACCTGTGGCTGCTGCCTCCGCCGTGTTCCTGGTTTACCCCTTCGGTCAGGGTTCCTTCTCTGACGGCATGCCCCTGGGCATCTCCGGCACCTTCAACTTCATGTTGGTGTTCCAGGCCGAGCACAACATCCTGATGCACCCCTTCCACATGCTTGGTGTGGCTGGCGTCTTCGGTGGTTCACTGTTCTCCGCCATGCACGGTTCACTGGTGACCTCCTCCTTGGTTCGTGAAACAACCGAGAGCGAGTCCCAGAACTACGGCTACAAGTTCGGCCAAGAGGAAGAGACCTACAACATCGTGGCTGCCCACGGTTACTTCGGTCGCCTGATCTTCCAATACGCGTCGTTCAACAACAGCCGTAGCCTGCACTTCTTCCTGGCTGCCTGGCCCGTTGTCGGCATCTGGTTCACCGCCCTTGGCGTGTCAACCATGGCCTTCAACCTGAACGGTTTCAACTTCAACCAGTCCATCCTTGATGGTCAGGGCCGCGTCCTGAACACCTGGGCTGATGTGCTGAACCGCGCCAACCTCGGCATGGAAGTCATGCACGAGCGCAACGCTCACAACTTCCCCCTCGACCTGGCTGCTGCTGAGTCCACTCCTGTGGCTCTGCAAGCTCCCGCCATCGGTTGA
- a CDS encoding photosystem II high light acclimation radical SAM protein — protein MQGLLQPPELLTQPKHSGERVLLVRLPCNPIFPIGPIYLADHLHKCFPGIPQRILDLAALPVLDVHRVLRITIDQFRPTLLVFSWRDIQIYAPVDGRGGNPLQNSFEVFYARNPLKRLHGALGGLRLMTSHYGELSRNQALVRRGLRQARRHRPEARAVLGGGAVSVFYEQLGRSLPKGTIVSVGEGEPLLEKLLLGQSLDGERCFVVGDPPRPGLIHEQPESRPKTACDYDYIASIWPQLDWYLEAGDFYVGVQTKRGCPHNCCYCVYTAVEGKQVRLNPVQAVVSEMRQLYDRGVRGFWFTDAQFIPAKRYIEDAKELLRAIKAEGLTDIRWAAYIRADNLDPELAQLMVETGMSYFEIGITSGSQELVRKMRMGYNLRTVLESCRMLAEAGFRDHVSVNYSFNVIDERPETIRQTVAYHRELERIFGADLVEPAIFFIGLQPHTHLEQYGFDQGLIKPGYNPMSMMPWTARKLLWNPEPMGSTFGRICLEAFDLDPSDFGRTVMSLLERDYGVAPLQEALRAPLQGRAALAKAVS, from the coding sequence ATGCAAGGCCTTCTGCAACCGCCTGAGCTCCTGACTCAGCCCAAGCATTCCGGCGAAAGGGTGCTGCTAGTCAGGCTGCCTTGCAACCCCATTTTTCCGATTGGCCCGATCTATCTGGCTGATCACCTACACAAGTGCTTTCCAGGAATCCCCCAGCGGATTCTCGACTTGGCGGCGTTACCGGTTCTGGACGTGCACCGGGTTCTGCGCATCACGATTGACCAATTCCGCCCCACACTTTTGGTGTTTTCCTGGCGGGACATTCAGATCTATGCCCCTGTTGATGGTCGGGGTGGCAACCCACTGCAGAACTCGTTTGAAGTCTTCTACGCCCGCAATCCCCTGAAGCGTTTGCACGGTGCATTAGGTGGACTCCGCCTGATGACCAGCCATTACGGAGAGCTCTCCCGCAATCAGGCTCTGGTGCGCAGAGGGCTTCGTCAAGCAAGGCGTCATCGCCCTGAAGCCAGGGCCGTGCTTGGCGGCGGCGCCGTCAGCGTGTTCTATGAACAGCTCGGACGTTCTCTGCCCAAGGGAACGATTGTGTCCGTGGGCGAGGGCGAGCCTCTTCTGGAGAAACTGCTTCTCGGTCAATCACTGGATGGAGAGCGCTGTTTCGTGGTTGGTGACCCCCCTCGGCCGGGGCTGATCCATGAGCAACCGGAGAGTCGACCGAAAACGGCATGCGACTACGACTACATCGCCTCGATTTGGCCCCAGCTCGATTGGTACCTCGAGGCCGGTGATTTCTACGTCGGAGTGCAGACCAAACGTGGCTGTCCCCATAACTGCTGTTATTGCGTTTACACGGCTGTGGAGGGCAAGCAGGTGCGTCTGAACCCTGTTCAAGCAGTGGTTTCGGAGATGCGTCAGCTCTACGACAGAGGTGTTCGAGGCTTTTGGTTCACCGACGCTCAATTCATTCCGGCTAAGCGCTACATCGAGGACGCCAAGGAGCTGTTACGTGCCATCAAGGCTGAGGGTCTGACCGACATCCGTTGGGCTGCCTATATCAGGGCCGACAATTTGGATCCAGAACTGGCTCAGCTGATGGTGGAGACCGGGATGAGCTACTTCGAGATCGGCATCACGTCGGGGTCGCAGGAGCTCGTGCGCAAAATGCGGATGGGCTACAACCTGCGCACGGTTCTGGAAAGTTGCAGGATGCTTGCGGAAGCTGGCTTCCGTGACCATGTGTCGGTGAACTATTCGTTCAACGTGATCGACGAGCGTCCGGAGACGATCCGCCAGACCGTTGCTTATCACCGTGAGCTGGAGCGCATCTTCGGCGCAGATCTTGTTGAGCCCGCGATTTTCTTCATCGGGCTGCAGCCCCACACTCATCTTGAGCAGTATGGATTCGATCAGGGTCTGATCAAACCCGGTTACAACCCCATGAGCATGATGCCCTGGACGGCGCGCAAGCTTCTCTGGAATCCAGAGCCGATGGGAAGCACGTTCGGCAGAATCTGTTTAGAGGCTTTTGACCTTGATCCTTCCGATTTCGGCCGAACCGTGATGTCACTGCTTGAGAGGGATTACGGCGTGGCTCCTCTGCAGGAAGCACTCCGTGCACCGCTTCAGGGTCGAGCTGCTTTGGCCAAAGCCGTGAGCTGA
- a CDS encoding CPBP family intramembrane glutamic endopeptidase: protein MAQPIAYLIPGSSPPRLSLIGTVITFVLFILVLPSWVRQRWNSRQPWLTLGVRSRRSESSAGSCLIQGLLRSAGLLALTCLPLLLGSWGRWLGELTTGDVINALLLCFGLGLAEELLFRGWLWGELNALTGPRTAVIGQAVIFSLAHTRFDQGFLPMVGLLTGLLLLGLILAVQRRLDRGCLWGCVGLHGGLVGGWFALRSGLLQVSPSAPDWLIGPGGAHANPLGGLVGIIALSVLLWRQLTALAKAARP from the coding sequence ATGGCACAACCCATCGCCTACCTGATCCCTGGGTCCTCACCTCCACGGCTGTCGTTGATCGGCACCGTCATCACCTTCGTGCTGTTCATCCTGGTGTTGCCCAGCTGGGTGCGCCAACGCTGGAACAGTCGCCAGCCCTGGCTAACCCTTGGAGTTCGCAGCCGCCGCAGTGAGTCATCAGCCGGATCCTGCTTGATCCAGGGTCTGCTGCGCTCCGCTGGTCTGCTGGCCCTGACTTGCCTGCCGTTGCTGTTGGGATCCTGGGGACGCTGGCTCGGGGAGCTCACCACGGGTGATGTGATCAACGCCTTGTTGCTCTGCTTCGGACTCGGATTAGCTGAGGAACTGCTCTTTAGGGGCTGGCTTTGGGGAGAGCTCAACGCACTGACCGGTCCCCGCACAGCCGTCATCGGTCAGGCCGTGATCTTCAGCCTCGCGCACACCCGATTTGATCAGGGTTTTCTGCCAATGGTCGGTCTACTGACAGGGTTGTTGCTGCTTGGTCTCATTCTTGCTGTGCAACGGCGCCTGGACAGAGGTTGCCTATGGGGCTGTGTCGGATTACATGGAGGTCTGGTCGGCGGCTGGTTCGCACTGCGTTCAGGCTTGCTGCAGGTCTCACCCAGTGCTCCCGACTGGCTGATCGGCCCCGGTGGCGCCCATGCCAACCCCTTGGGCGGGCTGGTGGGAATCATTGCTCTGAGCGTTCTGCTATGGCGTCAGCTCACGGCTTTGGCCAAAGCAGCTCGACCCTGA
- the clpS gene encoding ATP-dependent Clp protease adapter ClpS yields the protein MVMAVDTPSRSPGGAAVLDKAPEKVRKRSPRYKVLLHNDPVNSMEYVVTTLRQVVPQLSEQDCMAVMLEAHNTGVGLVIVCDLEPAEFYCETLKGKGLTSTIEPEE from the coding sequence ATGGTCATGGCGGTGGATACCCCCAGCCGCAGTCCAGGTGGAGCGGCCGTCCTGGATAAGGCACCGGAAAAGGTGCGCAAGCGCTCTCCCCGGTACAAAGTGCTGCTTCACAACGACCCTGTGAACTCCATGGAGTACGTGGTCACCACCTTGCGCCAGGTGGTGCCCCAACTCAGCGAACAAGACTGCATGGCCGTCATGCTTGAAGCTCACAACACAGGCGTGGGGCTTGTGATCGTCTGCGACCTGGAGCCGGCCGAGTTCTATTGCGAAACACTCAAGGGCAAGGGGCTCACCAGCACAATCGAGCCGGAGGAATAA